AGGCATTGGAGGATTAAATGGCATTGAATGACGAACAGCTTGAACGCTACAGCAGGCACATTATCCTTAAAGATATTGGTATTGAAGGCCAGGAAAAAATATTATCGGGCAAAGTGCTGATAATCGGCGCAGGCGGATTAGGCGCCCCCGTAGGGATGTATCTGGCCGCCGCCGGAGTGGGAACCATAGGCATTGTTGACGGAGATGTGGTTGATATAACAAATCTGCAAAGACAGATTATTCATTTTACGCCTGATATAAATAAACTTAAGGTTGTATCGGCCAAAGAAAAAATGCAGCTGATCAATCCCGAAA
This is a stretch of genomic DNA from Candidatus Omnitrophota bacterium. It encodes these proteins:
- a CDS encoding adenylyltransferase; amino-acid sequence: MALNDEQLERYSRHIILKDIGIEGQEKILSGKVLIIGAGGLGAPVGMYLAAAGVGTIGIVDGDVVDITNLQRQIIHFTPDINKLKVVSAKEKMQLINPE